Proteins co-encoded in one Arthrobacter sp. ERGS1:01 genomic window:
- a CDS encoding amino acid adenylation domain-containing protein produces MAGLDAVADRTAEPGGAKFDLLLDLTEEGPGSGITGSLGFDPALFEPATAALIAARFGHLVEQIAANPHTPLSRLRVTTPQESTQTRELGSGPVAENGPATVPAEFAATATRHPGRTAVSDGTATLTFAELATDVELLAAGLAASGIGRGDHVAVALPRGNDVVCAALAVLRAGAVYIPVDLSYPSERIGLILDDSAPRLIIAAENLAELRAAGAQGPALAELAGITPEDPAYVIYTSGSTGTPKGVAVTHGALANLFLHHRSTIVAETFGHGDGAETAVAHVTGLGFDAAWDPMLWLVAGATLHMVADDIRTDAQALVEFCTSNAISVLETTPSYIAVLLQTGLLDDPRTTPLVLALGGESVPSGLWRELAGSDKVTAYNFYGPTEFTVDSVLTRISGTVPTIGRAVRNVESYVLDDFLAPAPHGVTGELYLAGAGMATGYVNRAAETAGRFVANPYREGARMYRTGDLVRRLTGGELQFVSRADDQLKIRGFRVEPGEIESVLTRHDQVSHAAVIVEDGPAGRIIGYFVGTADPEELLGFAAGHLPDYMMPKALVVLAGIPLTSHGKLDRRALPAAAATSPGSRAPATVREEKMCAAFGTVLGVDNVGLDDNFFDLGGHSLLAVALLAAVREALGIDLQLRTIFEFPTPSALLASLTTGPDSDAGGTGPTPGPSVDAWLKATQATRPDTIPLSYAQSRLWFLNQLDPGSADYNIALAVRLTGDLNTEALAQALDDLVARHEVLRTSYPATDGTPEQLVHPATTATGLLEFKEIGNQGEVHGLLTEGATRGFDVAHDLPLRATLIGIDDDEWVLQLVIHHIASDGASLAPLARDISTAYSARCCGASPLQRPLGLQYADFALWQRHVLEGPPIAGGHVSSDPAAAVEPALDAKLRSWKDALAGAPPELALPDAGPRAAGARQPGGHQVFTLGAETTSALAGLAGAQSASLFMALHAALGGFLSRMGAGNDLVIGSPTAGRSDPALTELIGFFVNTVPIRLDASGNPTFRELIGTARRSVLDAFDNDDVPFERLVEALNPPRELGRHPLFQTMLAVETAVRAAVELPGVQALPEPETPTGEAKFDLSFTFRELGSGQGLAGTLAYNAAMFSGEAITTLVERFETFVRLAVQSPDSPLARLAILSPGEIESLSAATAGADHPAAKGVLDVFAETVAKAPENTAVVCGGQSLTFAALDAAATHLAGALRDRGIAAGDLVSVYLPRSVDTVVAALGVLRAGAIYNPIDADYPAERVTAILEDARPGAIVTTAALESALNASLAAAGLAGAERLLTEALPAAAPAVLAEPAASQLAYVMFTSGSTGRPKGVEISHGALANLLASHRDTLFPDAAERTARGPVRVAHTTGVGFDASWDPMLWMVDGHELHLITDEVRLDPQRLALYFAEHGIGAWETTPGYVRQLLAEPAFSTMLRERDASEGPALRLALGGEAFDAALWEELSALDSVRAWNLYGPTEATVDSLLAPVAGTGYPVLGSPTRNSHAYVLDASLQHVPAGVRGELYLAGAQLARGYRGRTGLTSERFVADPFGAPGRRMYRTGDLATRSAAGELLFHGRNDQQVKIRGFRVELGEVERALRAVPGVAAAVALVRNTAMNSAVPGTARLLAYVVPEPTPGTSPADATDLPEQARAALRRVLPGYMVPAVVVVVDRIPLTRNGKVDGAALPDPAGQPHRAGLAPRTPREETVAAIFAQVLDLPRVGVDESFFELGGHSFLAQPLVGQINDALGTELPVQALFRSPSVEQLLAEASKGAAENVADSLRQLLPLRSTGSKAPLFAVHPATGVSWGFAALLRHLDKERPLIGLQMPGMLPGRDGGLRSHTLTELADDYIAQVRQVQPEGPYHLIGWSFGGNLVQRLATRLQELGHEVAFLGILDAFPTRQESNADIGTGPALWRNYLHAAGFPVPEGEEEGLDGTRVLAVLRENHNALGSIPVASLNAMVENFSALARMIREATVQRFDGDLHVFRATEDVPDGAPGSASWKPFVSGRIHDTPVPARHSDMLGERALAHILPVLAIRLGQGTE; encoded by the coding sequence GCGGGTGACCACCCCACAGGAGTCGACGCAAACCCGCGAGCTCGGCAGCGGCCCCGTGGCGGAGAACGGCCCGGCCACGGTGCCGGCCGAATTCGCGGCCACCGCGACACGCCACCCGGGCCGCACCGCGGTGAGCGACGGAACCGCCACGTTGACCTTTGCCGAATTGGCCACCGACGTCGAACTTTTGGCCGCGGGCCTGGCAGCCTCCGGGATTGGACGCGGCGACCATGTCGCCGTCGCACTCCCCCGCGGCAACGACGTGGTGTGCGCTGCCCTGGCCGTGCTGCGCGCCGGCGCCGTCTATATCCCCGTGGACCTCAGCTACCCGTCCGAACGGATTGGCCTGATCCTGGACGACAGCGCCCCGCGGCTGATCATTGCCGCCGAGAACCTGGCCGAACTGCGGGCAGCCGGGGCACAAGGTCCTGCCCTGGCGGAACTGGCCGGCATCACCCCCGAGGACCCGGCCTACGTGATCTACACCTCCGGCTCCACCGGCACTCCCAAGGGGGTGGCCGTCACCCATGGCGCCCTGGCCAACTTGTTCCTGCACCATCGATCCACCATCGTCGCCGAGACGTTCGGGCACGGGGACGGGGCGGAGACGGCGGTGGCGCACGTCACGGGGCTGGGATTCGACGCCGCCTGGGACCCGATGCTGTGGCTTGTGGCCGGCGCCACCTTGCACATGGTTGCCGATGACATCCGCACGGACGCCCAGGCCCTCGTGGAGTTTTGCACAAGCAACGCCATCTCGGTACTGGAAACCACGCCGTCCTACATCGCCGTCCTGCTCCAGACGGGCCTGTTGGACGACCCCCGGACCACGCCGCTGGTGCTGGCCCTGGGCGGTGAAAGCGTGCCGTCCGGGCTGTGGCGGGAACTGGCCGGCAGTGACAAGGTCACCGCCTACAACTTCTATGGACCCACCGAATTCACCGTGGACTCGGTGCTCACCCGCATCAGCGGCACCGTTCCCACCATCGGCCGCGCCGTGCGCAATGTCGAAAGCTACGTCCTGGACGACTTCCTGGCCCCGGCACCGCACGGTGTCACCGGGGAGCTGTACCTTGCCGGGGCCGGGATGGCCACCGGCTATGTCAACCGTGCCGCCGAAACGGCCGGCCGCTTCGTTGCCAACCCCTACCGGGAAGGCGCCAGGATGTACCGCACCGGCGACCTGGTCCGGCGGCTGACCGGCGGCGAGCTGCAATTTGTTTCCCGTGCCGACGACCAGCTCAAGATCCGTGGCTTCCGGGTGGAACCCGGCGAGATTGAGAGCGTCCTGACCCGCCACGACCAGGTCAGCCACGCCGCAGTCATCGTGGAGGACGGCCCCGCGGGGCGCATCATCGGCTACTTCGTCGGCACGGCGGACCCCGAGGAACTGCTCGGCTTTGCTGCCGGGCACCTGCCCGACTACATGATGCCCAAGGCCCTTGTCGTTTTGGCCGGAATCCCGCTGACCTCGCACGGAAAACTGGACAGGCGCGCACTGCCCGCCGCGGCCGCCACCAGCCCGGGATCCCGGGCTCCGGCCACGGTCCGGGAAGAAAAGATGTGCGCCGCCTTCGGCACCGTACTCGGCGTCGACAACGTGGGGCTGGACGACAACTTCTTCGACCTGGGAGGCCACTCCCTGCTGGCCGTCGCCCTTCTCGCCGCCGTCCGCGAGGCTCTCGGCATTGACCTGCAGCTGCGCACCATCTTCGAGTTCCCCACGCCGTCGGCGCTGCTGGCGAGCCTGACCACCGGCCCCGACAGTGACGCCGGCGGAACCGGCCCGACGCCCGGGCCGTCCGTGGACGCCTGGCTGAAAGCCACCCAGGCAACCCGCCCCGACACGATCCCGCTCTCCTACGCCCAGTCGCGGCTATGGTTCCTGAACCAGCTGGACCCGGGCTCCGCCGACTACAACATCGCCCTTGCCGTCCGCCTTACCGGGGACCTGAACACGGAAGCACTCGCCCAGGCCCTCGATGACCTGGTGGCGCGCCATGAAGTCCTGCGCACCAGCTACCCCGCCACCGACGGAACCCCCGAACAGCTGGTCCACCCGGCAACCACTGCCACCGGACTGCTTGAGTTCAAGGAAATCGGCAACCAGGGTGAAGTGCACGGCCTGCTCACCGAAGGGGCCACCCGCGGCTTTGACGTGGCGCATGACCTCCCGTTAAGGGCCACCCTGATTGGGATCGACGACGACGAATGGGTGCTGCAGCTGGTCATCCACCACATTGCCAGTGACGGCGCCTCCCTGGCACCCCTGGCCCGGGACATTTCTACCGCCTACTCGGCGCGTTGTTGCGGGGCCAGCCCCCTTCAGCGACCCTTGGGCCTGCAATATGCCGACTTCGCCCTGTGGCAGCGACACGTGCTGGAAGGCCCGCCGATAGCCGGCGGACACGTTTCCAGTGACCCCGCAGCCGCGGTCGAACCGGCCCTGGACGCCAAGTTGCGCAGCTGGAAGGATGCACTGGCCGGGGCGCCCCCCGAGCTGGCGTTGCCCGATGCCGGTCCCCGCGCGGCGGGCGCACGCCAGCCCGGCGGCCACCAGGTCTTCACCCTTGGCGCGGAGACGACCTCAGCCCTCGCCGGCCTGGCCGGGGCACAAAGCGCCAGCCTCTTTATGGCGTTGCACGCCGCACTGGGCGGCTTCCTCTCCCGGATGGGGGCCGGAAACGACCTGGTGATCGGCTCCCCGACGGCCGGTCGGAGCGACCCGGCCCTGACGGAGCTGATCGGGTTCTTCGTCAACACCGTACCCATCCGCCTGGACGCCTCCGGCAACCCGACTTTCCGGGAGCTGATCGGCACGGCACGGCGCAGCGTCCTTGACGCCTTCGACAACGACGACGTGCCCTTTGAACGGCTCGTGGAGGCCCTGAACCCGCCCCGCGAATTGGGCCGGCACCCGCTCTTCCAGACCATGCTGGCCGTGGAAACCGCGGTGCGCGCCGCCGTCGAACTTCCCGGCGTGCAAGCCCTGCCCGAACCGGAGACACCCACCGGCGAGGCGAAGTTCGATTTGTCCTTCACCTTCCGCGAACTGGGATCCGGCCAGGGCCTGGCAGGCACCTTGGCATACAACGCCGCCATGTTCAGCGGCGAGGCGATCACCACCCTCGTCGAGCGCTTCGAGACGTTCGTCCGCCTGGCCGTGCAGTCTCCCGACAGCCCCCTCGCCCGCCTGGCAATCCTTTCGCCCGGCGAAATCGAGTCCCTGAGCGCCGCCACGGCCGGTGCCGACCACCCCGCGGCCAAGGGAGTTCTGGACGTCTTTGCCGAGACCGTCGCCAAGGCTCCGGAGAACACCGCCGTGGTCTGCGGCGGGCAATCGTTGACCTTCGCGGCCCTCGACGCCGCCGCCACCCATTTGGCCGGCGCACTCCGCGACCGGGGCATCGCGGCCGGTGACCTCGTCTCGGTGTACCTGCCGCGGTCCGTTGACACTGTCGTGGCAGCCCTGGGCGTGCTCCGGGCCGGTGCCATCTACAACCCCATTGACGCCGACTACCCAGCAGAGCGGGTGACGGCCATCCTGGAAGACGCCCGCCCCGGTGCCATCGTCACCACGGCCGCCCTGGAATCGGCCCTCAACGCCAGCCTGGCCGCGGCCGGACTTGCCGGCGCCGAACGGCTCCTTACCGAGGCCCTTCCCGCCGCCGCACCCGCGGTCCTCGCTGAACCGGCGGCTTCGCAGCTGGCCTACGTCATGTTCACCTCCGGTTCCACGGGCCGGCCCAAGGGCGTGGAAATCAGCCACGGTGCCCTGGCCAATTTGCTGGCCTCGCACCGGGACACCCTGTTTCCCGACGCCGCCGAGCGGACCGCCCGGGGGCCGGTGCGGGTGGCTCACACGACAGGCGTCGGCTTTGACGCCTCCTGGGACCCGATGTTGTGGATGGTGGACGGCCATGAACTCCACCTCATCACCGACGAGGTCCGATTGGATCCCCAACGGCTCGCACTGTACTTCGCCGAGCACGGCATCGGGGCCTGGGAGACCACGCCCGGGTATGTGCGCCAGCTGCTGGCAGAACCGGCGTTTTCGACGATGCTAAGGGAACGGGACGCGTCCGAAGGTCCCGCCCTTCGCCTGGCCTTGGGCGGGGAGGCGTTCGACGCCGCCCTGTGGGAAGAGCTGTCCGCACTCGACTCGGTCCGGGCCTGGAACCTTTACGGCCCCACGGAAGCCACGGTCGATTCGCTGCTTGCGCCCGTGGCCGGCACCGGATACCCGGTCCTCGGCTCCCCCACCCGCAATTCACACGCCTACGTCCTGGACGCTTCCCTGCAGCACGTGCCGGCCGGGGTCCGGGGCGAACTCTACCTGGCCGGGGCCCAGCTGGCCCGGGGCTACCGGGGCCGGACCGGGCTGACGAGCGAACGATTCGTCGCGGACCCGTTCGGCGCGCCCGGCCGGCGCATGTACCGCACCGGCGACCTCGCCACCAGGAGTGCCGCCGGCGAGTTGCTTTTCCACGGCCGCAATGACCAGCAGGTGAAGATCCGCGGTTTTCGGGTGGAGCTCGGCGAAGTGGAACGCGCGCTGCGTGCCGTGCCCGGCGTTGCCGCCGCCGTCGCCCTGGTCCGTAACACTGCCATGAACTCGGCCGTTCCGGGCACCGCCCGCCTGCTGGCCTATGTGGTGCCGGAGCCGACCCCCGGCACTTCGCCGGCGGATGCCACGGACCTCCCGGAGCAGGCCCGCGCCGCACTGCGCCGGGTGCTGCCCGGCTACATGGTCCCGGCCGTCGTCGTGGTGGTGGACCGCATCCCCCTGACCCGCAACGGCAAGGTCGATGGTGCGGCACTCCCCGATCCGGCCGGTCAGCCCCACCGGGCCGGCCTCGCGCCCAGGACTCCGCGGGAGGAGACCGTTGCGGCGATCTTTGCGCAGGTGCTGGATCTGCCCCGGGTCGGCGTTGACGAGTCGTTCTTCGAACTCGGCGGACATTCCTTCCTGGCCCAACCCCTGGTCGGCCAGATCAACGATGCGCTGGGCACCGAGCTGCCCGTCCAGGCGCTGTTCCGCTCCCCGAGCGTGGAGCAACTGCTGGCCGAGGCGTCCAAGGGGGCCGCGGAAAACGTGGCCGACAGCCTGCGGCAGCTGCTGCCGCTGCGCAGTACGGGAAGCAAGGCCCCGCTCTTTGCGGTCCACCCCGCCACCGGCGTCAGTTGGGGCTTCGCGGCCCTGTTGCGGCACCTGGACAAGGAGCGGCCGCTGATCGGCCTGCAGATGCCGGGCATGCTTCCGGGCCGTGATGGCGGGCTCCGTTCCCACACACTCACGGAGCTTGCCGACGACTACATCGCCCAAGTGCGCCAGGTACAGCCGGAGGGCCCCTACCACCTGATCGGCTGGTCCTTTGGCGGCAATCTGGTGCAACGCCTCGCCACACGGCTCCAGGAATTGGGCCACGAGGTCGCATTCCTGGGCATCCTGGATGCCTTCCCGACGCGGCAGGAATCCAATGCCGACATTGGCACGGGTCCTGCGTTGTGGCGGAACTACCTGCACGCGGCCGGCTTCCCCGTGCCGGAGGGCGAGGAGGAAGGCCTGGACGGCACCCGGGTCCTGGCGGTGCTCCGGGAGAACCACAACGCCCTGGGCAGTATTCCGGTGGCATCCCTCAACGCCATGGTGGAGAATTTCTCCGCCCTGGCCCGCATGATCCGGGAGGCCACGGTGCAACGGTTCGACGGCGATCTGCACGTTTTCCGGGCCACCGAGGACGTCCCCGACGGGGCGCCGGGATCCGCGTCCTGGAAGCCTTTCGTGAGTGGCCGGATCCACGACACGCCCGTGCCGGCCCGGCATTCGGACATGCTCGGCGAACGTGCCTTGGCCCACATCCTGCCTGTCCTGGCAATCCGGTTGGGCCAGGGCACCGAATAG
- a CDS encoding MbtH family protein has translation MTNPFDDMNATFRVLVNDLQQHSLWPTFADVPNGWMVMYGPAGRQECLDFVSRSWTDMTPRTVAELAAS, from the coding sequence GTGACGAACCCATTTGATGACATGAACGCAACCTTCCGCGTATTGGTCAATGACCTGCAGCAACATTCGCTGTGGCCCACCTTCGCCGATGTTCCAAACGGCTGGATGGTCATGTACGGCCCGGCCGGCCGGCAGGAGTGCCTGGACTTTGTCTCGCGCAGCTGGACGGACATGACCCCGCGCACGGTGGCCGAACTTGCGGCCTCCTAG
- a CDS encoding ATP-binding cassette domain-containing protein, whose translation MTTLLAPDAGEVSVAGHNVRTDPESVRRSIGLSGQYAAVDEKLTGFENLVMVARLYGMNRRASAARAMELLDEFRLSDVAGKRAGAYSGGMRRRLDLAGAIVARPGVVVLDEPTTGLDPRGRLDTWAVISSLVGNGTTVLLTTQYLEEADQLADNIAVIDAGRVIAEGTANELKSRVGSERIDVVVALPESVDRAAAILARITSAVPEIDRQTRKISVAAPDGHHMLVRALGDLELSGLRVVEAALRRPTLDDVFLQLTGQRARDATTPAAVDSPAVGANQDHEVLKT comes from the coding sequence TTGACGACCCTGCTGGCCCCGGACGCCGGCGAGGTGAGCGTGGCCGGCCACAATGTCCGCACGGACCCCGAGAGTGTGCGGCGCTCCATTGGCCTGTCAGGCCAGTATGCCGCCGTGGATGAAAAGCTCACGGGGTTCGAAAACCTGGTCATGGTGGCCCGGCTCTATGGCATGAACCGCAGGGCTTCGGCGGCACGGGCCATGGAACTGCTGGATGAGTTCCGGCTCTCCGACGTTGCCGGCAAGCGGGCCGGCGCCTATTCCGGCGGCATGAGACGCCGCCTGGACCTGGCCGGGGCCATCGTGGCCCGGCCCGGGGTGGTGGTGCTCGATGAGCCCACCACCGGGCTGGATCCCCGGGGACGGCTGGACACCTGGGCTGTCATCTCCTCCCTGGTTGGCAACGGCACCACGGTGCTGCTGACCACCCAGTACCTGGAGGAGGCCGACCAGCTGGCCGACAATATCGCGGTGATCGATGCCGGGCGCGTCATTGCCGAGGGCACCGCCAACGAACTCAAGTCCCGCGTCGGCTCGGAACGGATCGACGTCGTCGTGGCCCTGCCGGAAAGCGTTGACCGTGCCGCGGCCATCCTGGCCCGGATCACCTCGGCAGTGCCGGAAATCGACCGGCAGACACGCAAGATCAGTGTTGCCGCCCCGGACGGCCACCACATGCTGGTCAGGGCCCTGGGCGATCTTGAGTTGTCCGGATTGCGGGTGGTTGAGGCAGCCCTGCGCCGCCCCACCCTCGACGATGTGTTCTTGCAGTTGACCGGGCAGCGGGCCAGGGACGCAACCACCCCCGCCGCCGTCGACTCTCCTGCCGTCGGCGCGAACCAGGACCACGAGGTACTGAAAACATGA